The genomic stretch tgtaaaaaaaacctgttgtttttacggtacaAAACAGGCAGCTGTGTTTGCCAAAACTTTACCGTAATGAATACGGTATAacgttttttaatattacggtaaaaagatattggcactgttgatttcacgtttaagattggcattttattccatattttaaccgtataaataaaaagtttttccatcaaaagaaacgttATTTTGCCataaaattgacaagaaaatactttataaaagctgcataaattaaagattttaccattaaacattacagtatatttttgttagagatatggtgtttagaacatttaacagttagaaaaagtattttttttacaaaagataaatgcataaattacagtgatgcttgtatatatattacagtatatttttgttacacacggtgccagtgtattttacagtggagttatgttttttttttaactgtaaaaaaactgttttggctgatatatacttttcctgtgtttcattgttactaaaaactgattaacccatttatcactttacggtcttttactgtcatggtgtAGCAGTTTTTCAACCtaaaatgttttacagtgtatatacataaaaaaccTACATTATATAAACCTTACTTTACATGGCtgatatttggcatttattattaatattgcagtttgttttgttttttcctgagagtattttctatttcacagatattgcacattagagaaaaATAGATTGTAGCATGTTTAATAGGTTGTTGTATGTAGTAatacaaacaataaattaaaaaaaaatatatgtaatatgaATTTATGTATGGTTGATgaggatatacacagtatagtataaggggtataaaacagatatataatattttggaagaggattagggccaggtaggataaaaatatatatattttgcacttcgaaaagttgaaatgatgagaataaagtcactgTTTGTGTTGGTAAAGTAGACttcaagctacaacctgattttcctcaatctgtctaatatatgtctacaaaattcacataaattacataaaagcattttTATCCCAAAACAAAAGTTGTAGTATCCTACTACCAAGAATATCTCACTTATGTGTAGGGGGATTTCAGTTCTACTACAGCCTTAAagtattaaacattatttaaatattttgtttttttgctcattttatgacatttatgaaaattaggttgtagcttgcagtctacctaactgaTCAGattgaaaacaatgttcctctaatgacttattgacacaggaACAACCAATCTATGAATGAATCTCagcatttcgacttttttctagaactgaataatgaaataaaaaagtcctcctctcattttttcccctcctaCCTGCacctaatcctcttctgtaataatatagaaacatatacaaaatatatttatacacagGTATGTGTACAGTAcatatataaaagtataaagtgtGCTATTGTTTCTATCTGTTTcctattaaaatattaaaccagACAAACAAAAATCCAACCTTATAACGTAGTCTCCTAGCCTCTGGCATTGCAGGGAGCTGCTGCATTTTCCCACCAATGTtcctgaacacacaacacaccatgCCACACAGGGAGAGGAAATACAGGCAAACAGAAACCCCTGCTACAATAATGAAGGTAATCTGTGATGACAGTCAAGGAAAAGGGCTGGATGGCACAGAGGGACCCACGTTTGTTCTCTGATACAGTATAAATACGTGAAGGATACTGCCACCTTCATCCCTGTTTCTGAAGCCCATACACTGTAGAAAGGGTTGGTCAAATGAACcccccttcaaaataaacaaagaacatTAAGATTCAAAAAAAGCTAATGCCATAACACAATAAGTTTAGCGAAAGCAATCATGTCATTACCTTTCACTCAGGTCGAATATGAGGAGAAGAGATGATCCGAACATCACCAGCCCAACCTGCCACCAGTACGCTGAGAGACGGTTCCTCTGATTTTGGTCCTGCACGATTTTGTTGTTGCATAACAGGCATAAAAGTGTGGAGAAAAGTACAgtagagaataaagtcaaaatggccacaaagagacacaaaatgaccacaaagagacacaaaatgaccacaaagagacacaaatcaaccacagggacacaaaatgattaaaagagacaaaaaacaaccaccaAGAGAGACAACATGATCAAAAGAGACaagaaacaaccacaaagagacacacaatgattacaagagacacaaatcaaccacagagacacaaaatgattacaagagacacaaaacaaccacaaagagacacaaaactaccacaaagagacactaaatgattATGTGAGACACAACCGAACCACAGAGACACGAAATGATTACAAGAGAGtcgagacacaaaacaaccacaaagagacacacaatgattacaagagacacaaaacaaccacaaagagacacacaatgattaaaagagacacaaaacaaccacaaagagacacaaaattaccacaaagagacactaaatgattacaagagacacaaaacaaccacaaagagacacaaaaatgattacaagagacataaaacaaccacagagagacacaaaaatgattacaagagacacaaaacaaccacaaagagacacaacatgattaaaagagacataaaacaaacacaaagagacactaaattaccacaaagagacacaaaattattacaagagacataaaacaaccacaaagagacacaaaaattattacaagagacataaaacaaccacaaagagacacaaaattaccacaaagagacacatcataattaaaagagacacaaaacaaccacaaagagacacaaaattaccacaaagagacacatcataattaaaagagacacaaaacaaccacaaagagacactaaattattataagagacacaaaacaaccacaaagagacacaacctgattaaaagaaacacaaaacaaccacaaatggatacaaaatgaccacaatgagacacaacctgattaaaagagacacaaaccaacCAGAAAAGAGACACTAAACGAGCACAAAGAGGCAAAGCAcctacaaaaagatgcaaaaagttTTGGTGTTGAAAGAAATTGCATAACAGGCTTAAAAGTGTGGAGAAAAGTAGAGTGGAGAATAAGTAAAAGGTGCTAACCATGAGGTGTTCGCCACAGAAGATGATCCAGAAGCAGAAGAGTGTGGAGTAGAAGACGCCCTGTTGAGCATCTTCAAACAGCAGCATCCAAGTCCACTCCCAGCCCAGCGAGAGCCACTCCACCGGTACGTTCAGGAACAACATAGACACACCCAGAGCAAAAATCACCCTGGGTAAGGCAAATACAAgtaagctgctgctgcaggccgAGTATTGACCTGGTTCTACCAGGCCAATCGTGCACTTAAGATCAAGCATGTTTCATTTCCTCTGCTCTCAACATGCCGCCCTGGAGCACTCCTGAAAGTATAACACAAGGTTTGAAGTCTGCACTGAGTGACTGAGGAGCACTCagagtttttaaccctttatcgggcgaagaactatatttggtaacttcagtggatatcaaaatggtccccatgtctctctgtttggtcctAGAACCACATGGATGTCTTCCacctaatcagcaaagatcaggctacgtcacagacagtgacaccatgacatctgaccaatctgtgtgataataatataataatattaactttattcaccttgacctccaatgtaaaaatgaaaaatttagaaaaaaaagttattcttcagtgacttgtacaaGGAGAACTTGTCTATAAAGGCATATTAGTTCCAagtatgaatgaaaataaaaatacaaacccgggggaggggggtaattattttttattttattttatttattacctcagaaaatatTCTTGTGGCAAAATGATGGTCTCAATTGGTAGTTTCAAGATTTCTttaagacaatatgatgtttattgtgtaaataatggtcccatttagaagaaactagatgaaaaaaaaaaaaaaagcttatgatttggggcgacattgacaacactgtaaaaaaaaaaaaaaaaaaaaaaaatgttgtttttacgttaaaaaaacggcagctgtggttgccagaactttaccataataattacggtataactttttttaatattacggtaaaaagatattggcactgttgatttcaggtttaagattgccattttattgcattttttaccgtatgaataaaacgtttttccatcaaaacaaACGCCATATAATTTACTTAATGCctcatgaattaaagattttaccattaaatattacagtatatttctgttagagatatgttgtttagcacatttaacagtgagaaaaagtatttttacaaaaaataaatgcaaaaatgatggcttgtatatatattacagtttatttttgctacaaacacagtgcattttacagtggagtaatgtattcttttattttttttaaatacaaataaaaaaaactgttttggctgatatacatttacagtgtttcatggtacctgaaactgaattaacccattcattttacggtcttttactgtcatggtttagcagtttttccccGTAAAATCTGCAgactttttttaacagtgtacgtccattatttatatacagtctatgcgacatttggatttatttatttaggtcaaatgtattattattgaacATTATTTAGCTCCATCTTTCTATTCTTCTTGTTGTTTGTCTGATTGTCAgtaggattatggaaaaactggTTTTCTGTTGTAGCGTGCCAAGGAAACCTATAAATTTGGCGGCCGTTTCACCAATTATTCTTCACATTGTGTGAAAGAGCAtttggccttggtggaggtttGCACTCCTCAAGTGCCCTTCcagtttattataataaatgtcTATCTTAATGTGTAACTTTTGTATTTAATATTGAacaattataatacattttaatattaatatacatcTTTAGTCAGAGCAGTTGGTTTAATGAAAACATTCTGCCATTCTTTCTTATTAGCTCATACTTTTCCAAAAGGACTGGAGGTCTTGCCATGATGCTGATCCTGTGCCAGTACCAAACTGTAGCCACAAAAATCCAGGGACTGAACACAGTCTTCATGCTGATCCACACTTGAGTGAAGCCCCCATTCTGGTGGATGCCCTTATAGAGAAGAGGGACGTTCAGTACGTTTACTTGcatgacacttaaaaaaaacgaattattgccttaatctgactataactggacaactgaagtgcatgtaaacgtgtaaGTCCGActaatgttggagttctccaactccgattaggacactcagataatgtgattggaataggattttcaaGCTCCCATGCTACACCCCCACATTACACATTagcggtcacattagccggtcatgttagccggtcacattagcaggacgcacattagccggtcaatagtggtcacattagccggtcaccttagccggtcacattagtggtcacattagctggtcaagTTAGCCGGTGATATTGGCGGTCACATTAACCAAtcccacattagccggtcacattagccggtcacattagctggtcccacattagccggtcatgtTAGCCGGTCAAGTTAGCCAATcccacattagctggtcacattagctggtgacGTTAAaccggtcacgttagccagtcacgttagccggtcacgttagccggtcaaattagtcggtcacattatcCAGTCACATTAGcggtcacattagtcggtcccacattagccggtcacgttagccagtcacgttagccggtcaaattagccggtcacgttagccagtCAGATTAGcggtcacattagtcggtcccacattagccggtcacgttagccagtcacattagtcggtcgcattagccggtcacgttagtcagtcacattagccggtcccaCATTAGTCAGTCACGTTAGTCAGCCGCATTAGCCGGTCCCTCATTATCCGGTCACGTTAGTCAGTTGCATTAGCAGGTCAGTAGCGATGGTACAAAGTGTCACACTGAGGTCAACCAGAAAGGGGCCCATATTCACCCGATGAAACGatgcatatcgccacccagtgttgaggaggaggacaagttcccgtcagttattcagttttctcagtgcatgtaaacgcactgattGTGTGTTTGATTGTAACACAATCAGTCTTTAAGATTTGATTCAATCAAAACAGACTCACCACTATATGGAtgtcttttatttctccaaTTCCAACGTTCACTGTGTCATTCACTGGCAAGCGGAGGTTaatcaaaaaatatttgtgGGCCATACTACCCAGTTCCATGAATGGTATGGGGTCGCAGTGATAAAAGCGGCCTTCATTGTCATATGTCTGCAAAAGCATAGACTGTTAATTACAGGTTATAAAGCAGAgatattttaattgaattgcatattttaaagGCAGTCATGCAGACTTACCTTTGGGACTGCAAATATGCACCTGAGTGGCCTTTGCTCCACTGAGTGAAACTTTGTGGTCCACTCAGATTTCAGATCATCCCTGTATGCCAGACCAGCATCAATAGTGATGGTGACATCATCTTCTACacaggaaaatatttattttatttaatatctatGAGGAGCTTGTATCTActttacagtggtggaagaagtattcagatctcttacttaagtaaaagcactaataccacactgtgaaattactccactacaagtaaaagtcctgcattcaaaacttactgtaagtaaaagtacaaaagtatcatcatcaacatgtacttaaagtatcaaaagtaaaagtactcattatgcagaatggacccactcagattgatttatatattccatatatattattagataattTGTATTGATGCCTTTATGTAAGCAGTAAGTTGTAAAGAAAGGGCTCATTTTgacttcttaatatactgttatgagatttaatttaaaatgtctaatcactttaactgtatcatgttttttatgtaaaattttgacctgaaaagtaactcagtcagtcagctaaatgtagcggagtaaaaagtacaatatttacctcaaaatgtagtgaagtagcagtataaagctacataaaatagacatatttaaccctttggagtccacgaaagcgccggagcacgacttcttcatgacgtcacgtaaaaatgaaagcagcatggagccctgctgtaagcttttctctaaagttttggcttttccagaagtttccatgtccaatttaatacatcaaccctttttcagcaaaggtgaaaaaaaaagaaaaaataccctcgaccaagtgtagtagcatgattttaccttttttgcagaaattttgcagtgtgcattcagaaTTTtgaatgcaatcttttgtgtttactgttttttgtgttttctttgtgtgttttatgtaaaatatatatatgtgtgtgtgtgtgtgtgtgtttgtgttttttgtaatttctttgtgtttttgtgtgtttctgtgttttttgtaaaaaaaaaaaaaaaaaaaaaaaaaaaaaaaaaaaaaaaggttttggtgtgttttttgtaattttgtgtgttttttgtattttttgtgcgtgttttatgtgatttttatgtgtgttttttgtatttttgtgtgtttttttgtgcgttcaaaatgttgatccagtaagtcaaaatgaaaaaaaaaatcaggtcatataggtgaggttgtgctgaaaacaatgataccaacatgtcatggtaaagatttttaagttttatagtaaagttaattgtaatttatagtaaagtattttatacaggcagaatgaaaaagagtcaaaaaccgacaaaatagccccaaactccaaagggttaagaaaagtacaagtaccttaaaattgtacttatgtacagtacttgagtaaatgtacttagttacattccaccactgctatttTATGACACCTTACCAATCTGATTGATCATTTTGAATGCAATGTCGAACTGTAGAACAGCCAGCATGTACTGAAACCAGGGACTCATCTCCTTGCTGGGATGAGGTACGTGCACGGCAAAAACAATCTCGTTGGCATCCAGTGTTTTTGCCAGAGGCTCGTCAAAACTGTGGATCTGCTGGCACCGGTTTGATCCCCACGGCGCGAGCCAGCTGCGCGCCCTGTGCCGATTAATACATTTGGTGGCCAAGTAGCGAATAGCACTGGTGGGACTGGGAGCTATGGCAAAGGGGAATAATCTGTCAGAGACATGTGGTTTGAGTTAGGCTCCACTAAGTACAGACAGGAAAAgctttatcttatttatttatccacatAAGGAGCAGACTGTTTAAACACATATACTATGTAGTTTACTTTATAGACATACTATTTCTTATTACAACAATTAACAGAGTTCTTACACATTTcccaaagtcaaattcaagcagttttcaatgtgcattttacagctgtggtaactgaatatttacatagaatatgtacagtatatatatgtaaatacatacacacacacacatatatatatatgtgtgtgtgtgtgtatacagtgtACTAAAGCCTGACAAATAATGGACTTGATATGAATATTAGGTCATAAAAAAATCCAGATATTGTTATATTGGCCGATAGTCATGGGAAAAAGTTCTGGAccaccattttccatggtgtgcttgataatgatttgggttgttatcaagaaaaccatgttaaatgtctagatatcagatcttaaattaaactcttatgagctatttttgttgttatcattatatttgtctcaacaaatgtacctttagttgtaccaggcattaaaaagaacaagaaattgaagaaaacaatggtctaataatttttccatgactgtatatacatgtAAGATCACTAGACTAGACTCCTATTTATGTTATAACTGTAGACTGTATGATTATAACGTATGAGCAGAATGGGCTAAGTAAGTTGTTAAATTTCCTGTTTTATGTTCCAAAATGCACATTACTTTTCTTGACGTCTCTATTTTGCTACAGTGACTTTAAGCTCTTGTCCCCGTTTTTGTCTCCAATTCTGTGCAGTTTTCCACCAGATTGTAAGTTGGATCTGTGTCATGAGACTATTAATATATATCATGTTTGAAAGAGTTTTCATATGAGACAACATTTAGGCTGATACATGTGTGATATGTCAATATTGtctggaaataaaaatgtttgaaaagaaaaattggcAGACCTGATTGATCAGGCTCCACAGCATACTGATAATTTCACTTATTCATCATATTATAGGTTATTCTGCTATAAATAACCTAAATTATGTTCtgtgaaaacatttacagaagGGTGAAACACAATATAGTTTGATGTTCCAAAATGTACCCCGTTTGTAGCCATGACATCCTAAATAACATAAATTTCAAGCGATCACAAGCACTTAGAAGActtgaaaacaccacattaaatTCAAGTAGTTAAGCGTTTCCAGCCCCCTTAGGAAAtcctgaattaaataaaaaatacaatctcAGGACTCACCGATTAATGCTCCAACCATGATGGAAATAACTTGAAAAACAAGAATAGAGAAACCAAAGAAAACCAGTTTCTTAGTGCTCATGTTCTCCACGATTGCACCTGCCATTTTTAAAGAGAATTTAGAAAAAGTGATACAAAAGCCTGTGGTCCCAGTAGGCTAAGTGCTCCACTGCTGCTCTTCTACCTGCTCACATCCATCTGACTCTCCCAGGAGTCACAAATCATCCTCAGAGTGAGTgcaggggggtgggggggggggggcaaccAACGTGTGTTTAGACTTAGACCAttaaagggctgtttccactaccgcccaatacccggaatgaggcaggtctcactcgccgaaacgcccctaatttgaatacgagctgtccagagcggacttttgtcgggacttttttcgtcactgtagaagagcagggtctctTTTCTCCCCTAGAAACAGCccggttactgattggatagatcgctaagcaggatgtgacgtagtactcgacgccacaacaacacacgtcatttgtaaaagccggcgaagcagtgttgccaacttagctataggctaataggctaacagtttgctctgtagcagtacagtgtgtatgtgctaacaggctaacagttagctctgtagcagtacagtgtgtatgtgctaacaggctaacagttagctctgtagcagtacagtgtgtatgtgctaacaggataacagttagctctgtagcagtacagtgtgcatgtgctaataggctaacagtttgctctgtagcagtacagtgtgtatgtgctaataggctaacagttagctctgtagcagtacagtgtgtatgtgctaacaggctaacagttagctctgtagcagtacagtgtgtatgtgctaacaggctaacagttaactctgtagcagtacagtgtgtatgtgctaataggctaacagttagctctgcagcagtacagtgtgtatgtgctaataggctaacagttagctctgtagcagtacagtgtgtatgtgctaacaggctaacagttagctctgtagcagtacagtgtgtatgtgctaacaggctaacagttagctctgtagcagtacagtgtgcatgtgctaataggctaacagttagctctgcagcagtacagtgtgtatgtgctgctgctgcaggaggtgtttacaatctgtttacaacaagcaccggacactctgtgcacagttagcgatgctggttaattcacgatcactatgtttatgatcagtggagaagctgtgcataattcGCCATGctactttgtttatgatcagctgctaactttgtgcacagttaccgacggtggccacagttgcgtctcccgtgtttaatctgtcgTGACGATCAGAgactgagactttcccagtggccactcttccccctaaaggaaacacggctattaagacagtgatttgtttttttaggacTGAAATCACACAACAATTGTCTATAAAACATGATTCCTTTATTGCTTAAAGAATACAACTTTGTAGCATAGGCGGTGAATGTGTAGAACAACTAGGTTACTTGTCTTTACACTGAGGATTGACCACAGTCACAATGCAAATGTTTGATACTGCACCCGAAGAGAAGGGAAATAACAAAATTCAGCCTGGATATCAAAGCATCTTACAAAGTCATCGGTTAATAATCCTTAACATCGTTTACACTGATCTGGAGTCAGCGACAAGAATCACAGTATCACCTAGACCTTTAAAAAACACTAACTCTGGGCTGTTAGTCTGTCCTCTATCTTTGGTTCTATGAGACAAAAATAGACAGTTTCTGAAACTGAAAGGTGTGGCTAATTAGCAATACT from Centropristis striata isolate RG_2023a ecotype Rhode Island chromosome 9, C.striata_1.0, whole genome shotgun sequence encodes the following:
- the LOC131977838 gene encoding protein wntless homolog, with product MAGAIVENMSTKKLVFFGFSILVFQVISIMVGALIAPSPTSAIRYLATKCINRHRARSWLAPWGSNRCQQIHSFDEPLAKTLDANEIVFAVHVPHPSKEMSPWFQYMLAVLQFDIAFKMINQIEDDVTITIDAGLAYRDDLKSEWTTKFHSVEQRPLRCIFAVPKTYDNEGRFYHCDPIPFMELGSMAHKYFLINLRLPVNDTVNVGIGEIKDIHIVGIHQNGGFTQVWISMKTVFSPWIFVATVWYWHRISIMARPPVLLEKVIFALGVSMLFLNVPVEWLSLGWEWTWMLLFEDAQQGVFYSTLFCFWIIFCGEHLMDQNQRNRLSAYWWQVGLVMFGSSLLLIFDLSERGVHLTNPFYSVWASETGMKVAITFIIVAGVSVCLYFLSLCGMVCCVFRNIGGKMQQLPAMPEARRLRYKGIIFRFKFLMLVTLACAAMTVIFFILNQVSEGHWHWGDYTLQVHSAFLTGIYGMWNLYVFTIIFLYAPSHKHKGNKLGDGQQTDKPESQETQLTCGEQGPTESYRITGKLAEE